GCTAATTGGGCCTTATCAAAAGCTGAGGCAAAATCTTTACCAATACCCATTACTTCGCCTGTTGAACGCATTTCAGGACCTAAAATTGGGTCCACACCTAAAAATTTATTAAATGGGAATACGGCCTCTTTGACACTAAAGTGCTTGGGAATAATTTCTTTGGTAAAATTCTGCGCTTTAAGCGACACACCTAACATCACACGTGCAGCAATATTAGCCAGTGGCACGCCAATTGCTTTAGAAACAAAAGGTACTGTGCGTGAGGCACGTGGATTAACTTCAATAATATAAATCTCACCATCTTGATAAGCTAATTGGGTATTCATTAAACCAACCACGTTTAATTTTTTAGCCATGGCGACAACTTGAGCACGCATTTTATCTAATACCTCATTGATCAATGAATAAGGTGGTAGTGAACAAGCGGAATCACCTGAATGAATACCTGCTTGCTCAATATGTTGCATAATACCGCCAATCACCACATCTTCACCATCACAAATTGCATCAATATCAACCTCAATGGCATGGTCTAAAAATGAATCTAGCAAAACAGGGGAATCGTTTGATACTTGAACTGCTGTGTGCATGTAATGCTCAAGGCTGTCTTTGTCATAAACAATTTCCATTGCTCGACCACCAAGCACATAAGAGGGTCTAACCACCAATGGAAAACCAATTGCATCTGCAATATCTTGCGCTTGCTCTAATGAACGCGCTGTACCATTTAGCGGCTGCTTAAGCCCTAATTCTTGCAACATTTTAGAAAAACGCTCTCTATCTTCAGCTAAATCAATAGCATCTGGGGTTGTGCCAATAATATTGGCACCACTTTTTTCCAATGCTTCAGCCAGTTTAAGTGGTGTTTGACCGCCATAATGTACAATAATACCATCTGGATTTTCAACATCAATAACCGCTAAAACATCTTCTAAAGTTAATGGCTCAAAATACAAACGATCTGAAATATCATAATCAGTTGAGACCGTTTCAGGATTACAATTTACCATAATCGTCTCAAACCCATCTTCTCGTAAAGCAAGTGATGCATGCACACAGCAATAATCAAACTCAATACCTTGCCCAATACGATTAGGCCCACCACCCAAAATCATAATTTTTTTCTTATCAGTTGGGTTGGCTTCACACTCAAACTGATAAGTTGAATATAAATAAGCAGTCTGAGTCTTAAATTCTGCCGCACAACTGTCCACTCGCTTAAACACAGGTTTAATGTTAAGTGCACGGCGACGTTCACGCACTGAAGATTCGCTACAGCAAAATAATTGCGCCAAACGTGCATCAGAGAAGCCTTTACGCTTCAAAGTAAACATTTTATCAGCATCAACATCGGTCACATTCGTGCCGTTAATTTGTAACTCAGTTGAAACAATGTCTTGTATTTGCGCTAAAAACCAAGGGTCAACTTTAGACAAATCAAACACTTCATCGATACTCATGCCTAGTCTAAAAGCATCAGCTAAATAAAAAATGCGTTCACCTCGGGCTGAAATACATTCAGAGCGTATTTTATTGCGCGCATCGTCAGCGTTCAAATCAACAATAGGATCTAATCCGACCTTGTCGGTCTCTAGTCCTCTTAATGCCTTTTGTAAAGATTCTTGAAAGGTTGAGCCAATAGCCATTACTTCGCCCACAGATTTCATTTGCGTGGTTAAACGATCATCCGCTTTAGGAAATTTTTCAAAGGCAAATCTTGGAATTTTAGTGACTACATAATCAATACTTGGCTCAAAAGAGGCTGGTGTTTTACCGCCTGTAATGTCATTGTCAAGTTCATCTAAAGTGTAACCTATGGCTAGTTTTGCGGCCACTCTAGCGATAGGAAAACCTGTTGCTTTTGATGCCAGTGCGGACGAGCGAGACACACGTGGGTTCATCTCAATAATGGTTAAACGGCCATCTTTTGGATTAAGCGCAAATTGCACATTTGAGCCGCCTGTATCAACCCCAATTTCACGAAGTACTGCCAATGAAGCATCACGCATTACTTGGTATTCTTTATCAGTTAGTGTTTGTGCAGGTACAACAGTAATTGAGTCGCCTGTATGAATACCCATAGGATCAAGATTTTCAATCGAACAAATAATAATACAATTATCTTTGCTATCACGCACCACTTCCATCTCAAACTCTTTCCAACCAAGAATCGACTCTTCAATTAAAAGCTCATTAGTCGGCGAAAGATCCAAACCTCGTTCGCAAATTTCAACAAATTCCTCGACGTTATAAGCAATGCCACCACCACTACCACCCATGGTAAATGAAGGGCGAATAACGGTTGGAAAGCCGACTGTTTCTTGTACAGCGTGCGCTTGCTCCATATTATGAGCCACAGCTGCTTTAGGCATATCAAGGCCAATTTTTAACATCGCCTCACGGAATAAATCACGATCCTCAGCTTTATCAATGGCTTCTTTTTTAGCGCCAATCATTTCCACATTATGTTTTTTAAGCACACCATGACGCTCTAAATCTAGTGCACAATTAAGTGCGGTTTGCCCGCCCATAGTCGGCAACAACGCATCGGGTTTTTCTTTTTCAATAATTTTTTCAACCGTACGCCACTCAATTGGCTCAATATAAGTTGCATCTGCCATTTTTGGGTCAGTCATGATGGTGGCTGGATTGGAATTAACCAAAATAACACGATACCCCTCTTCGCGCAATGCACTGCAGGCTTGCGCACCAGAATAATCAAACTCGCAAGCCTGACCAATCACAATAGGTCCAGCGCCGATAATTAAAATACTTTTAAGGTCTTGTCTTTTTGGCATTAGTGTTGTGCTTTAAATTAGGTCAGAAATCATCATCTTCAATAGGTGGATTGCCATCAAAAATATCAAATTGTCTCTTTTGTAAATAAGAAGAGCGTGTTGCAATGTAAACATCGTCTGAATTTTTAAGTAAATCTGTTGCTGGTAATAATTTAACTCTAGTGTCAACAGTTCTAGTGAGTAATAAAACGGTTTCTTCAGTGGTGTTTAACCCCTTGGTTACATCTACATTTTCAGTAATATCAATATAAGTACCTGCTGAATCACGCATGGTTGATGGACCCAAAATCGGCAAAACCACATAAGGACCGCTTGGCACACCCCACACTGCCATCGTTTGACCAAAATCTTCATTGGTTTTTTCTAGCCCAATATCACTAGCAACATCAAATAAACCAGCCAATCCTATGGTACTATTCACTAAAATCCTGCCAAACGTGCTCACACTATCAAATAATTCAAACTGCAAAATTTCATTACCCAGTGTGGAGATATCGTCCAAATTAGAAGAAAAATCACTGACTCGGTTTTGCGCTGTTTCAGGCACAGATTCTTTATAAGTTCTAGCTGCAGGCTCAAAAACATTTTCATCTAAGGTTTGATTAAACTCAAAAACTGCTCTATTTGATTCTTCAAATGGATCAACATCTTCAGCCGTAGTAATTGTACCGAATGCCAATAATAAAAAACTCATTAATAAATTTTTCATTCGCTCATCTCCTTAATAAATGTATCAAATAAACCACTCATATCATGTGGCCCTGGTGAGGCCTCAGGATGTCCTTGAAAGCCAAATGCTTTTTTATTAACAACGCTAATGCCCTGAATAGAGTTGTCAAATAATGAGCGGTGTGTCACTTCTAAATTGTTTGGTATATTTTCCTCTGACACTGAAAATCCATGATTTTGAGAAGTAATCATCACTTGCTTGGTGTGTAAATTTTGCACAGGATGGTTAGCACCATGATGGCCAAATTTCATCTTTTGCGTTGTTGCGCCAACTGCTAAAGATAACAATTGATGACCCAAACAAATACCAAATAACGGCACATCTTTTTCTAACAAGGTTTGGATGCTTTTAATAGCATAGCCGCATGGCTCAGGATCACCCGGTCCATTGGATAAAAATATACCGTCAGGGTTCATCGCTAATATTGTTTCTACTGGTGTTTGTGCATTAACAATAGTTAAATCACAGCCTCTGTCTACCAACATCCTTAAAATATTTTTCTTAACGCCATAATCATAAACCACGACTTTAAATTTAGCATCTAATTTGTTAAATTTAGTCTCTTCCAACGAATAAGAGCCTTGATTAAATTCATACGACTGAGCAGTTGAAACCACTTTTGCTAAATCCGTATTTTTAAGACCAGCAAATGATTGAGCCTTGGCAATAGCTGCCTCTTGGTCAATGTCATCACCTGCAATAATACACCCTTTAAGTGCACCCTGTGTTCGTAGGTGGCGTGTTAATGCGCGGGTATCAATATCACTAATAGCAACAATATGATTTAGTTTTAAATACTCACCTAGAGGCCTATCTGAACGCCAATTGCTTACCATCAAAGGCAAATCTCGGATAATTAAACCTGCTGCATGAACTTTGTCTGATTCTTCGTCAACTGAATTGGTGCCTGTATTGCCAATATGTGGATAAGTTAGTGCAATGATTTGTTGTGCATATGATGGGTCGGTTAAAATTTCTTGATAACCTGTCATTGAGGTATTAAACACCACTTCGCCTAAAGTTTCACCATTAGCGCCAATAGATTTTCCATGAAAAATCTTCCCATCTTCTAATGCTAATAAGGCAACTTGTGACACCAAATACTCCCAAATGAAAAACTTTGAGAATTTTACCATATTATCGCACTACTCTGACATCCAAATGCACAAATCAAAGTGATATAATGACGCCTTTAAAAACCAAACAAAAGGCATTATGAAGATAATCGTTGACAATATCAAATGTGGTGGTTGTGCAGGCACCATTACTAAAAAATTAACCTCAACTTTTGATACCGAAAATATTGATATTGACATTGAACAAGGCATTATAGATCTTGACGTAGACGACGCTAAAAAAGCCGAAATTATCAAAGTTCTACTCAATCTTGGCTACCCTGAAATTGATTCAGTCCATGGCTTTAATTCTGCCAAAGCCAAAGCAAAATCCTTTGTTTCTTGTGCTATTGGCAAAATAGATACATGACACTCACCCTAAATGGCGAGTCGCTAGAAATGGCTAATGGCTTAAACGCACATGATTTGATTGTTCAACTGGGTTATAAAAATCAGCGCATTGCACTAGAAGTCAATGAAGTCATTATTCCTAAATCCAAACATGCTGAATTTACCCTAAACGAAGGCGATATTTGTGAGATTATTAAGGCGGTTGGTGGTGGTTAATATTTTTAACCTAACTATTTTAATACCAGAAAAAGTAAATCAATTACTCTGAGTGTTTGATTTCGTCGCTTAATTTACTGTCATTCCTGCTCTAAAATCTTCCATAGTTGATTGTTTAGCATTTTCTATTCTTAAATCACATTCACCATTAATGGTATTTTTAATTTCTCCCACGTATTCTAAAATAGAAGGCACCTTACCTTCCATAATTGAGTATTTTTCACTGCACTTATTCTCTGTAATTACTGGGGATTCCATAGGCGCAAGTCATGAGGCTTTATAGTCTTTTTCATCATATAAATATGCGACATAAAGAGTTTCAAGAATTTTAGTTTTATACTCAAAAGACATTCCCGATACAAAGCCAAATGCAACATAAATAGCATAAACAACATTCATCTGTTTCCATATTTTTTTTATAAAATTAAACATTTATTTATACCCTGATTCGATAAACGCTGGAAACCTCCCCTTAAAACTAGTACAAATACTTTTCACTTCACTATTTGTATTTTTTATTACTGTAACTGGCTTAGTATTATTTCTATAATTAGTTATCTTTGAATGCCTTTGGTAATTTATTGCCAAATGCTTAATAATAGAGGGTAGTTGATTTAATTGATTGATTGATTCTTTTATTAAATTCTTGGTTATACTTGGTAAATTTTTTGGTTGCATTGTCGCTGCTACTCTTTAATTTTTTGTTTTCTTTTGTTATCTCAGCCAAAACACTCTTATAATTCTTTTCGTTATTAGCAACAGTGCTTTCTAATTTCTTTTGATTATTATTTAATACTGTTAAATCACTAGAAATAGAATTGGCTTTTGATTGCGCTGTTTTTAATTTAATTTTATTGCTACGAATGTTATCCTCCATTTGACAACTACTCAACATAACTCCAACTATTAAAACACCACTCATTGTTATTAACTTTTTCATAACCCTCCTTTAAAAAAATAAAAAATACACATTCACCAAAAGGCTAGGGAAAAACATTGTGTGAAGCCTAATGACAATAAACTTAAATTACTAAAAAAATAACACTATCAACCATTATCATTAACGGCTAAATTGAAAGTGGTCGTTGCAAATCCACTTTCAGGATTGATTACTTTTATAGTAATAACATAAAAATCATCTCCAACCTCATCCCCATGGTAAGTGAGTAACCCTGTATTTGCATTAATAGCAAGCCTTCCAAGCAACCCTCCCAGCTGGCTCTGTAAATGTATAAACAGCGCCTGCCTGTATATTGCTCACAATGGGTAGTGTTAAATCCAAGGAAATCGCCCCACCACCATTATCATCAATACTTTAGTCTGCTATTGATATACTCGGTTGAGAAAATGGCGTGATCCTGTTTACGCCTTTTGTGCTTTGAATACTCATATTATGAGTAAGCACAATGTCTTCAAAACTGTGGAGTTCTGATAGATGCGGCAGGGTTTGCTGTGATGAGTAAGTGCTAAAATCAAAGGTGTTGTCAAAGGCAAAGTTCAGACCTAGTTCAATTTTATTAATGTTTTGAGAGGTATTACACTGATAATTTGCAAACCAATGTTTGTGTTTAACGCCCAGCCTATTAATATTATTACCACACTCAAACCAGCTTTATACGCTTAGTTTTGTATTAATACTTGGGTAATAATCTAGCGCAAATACCATAAGATTTTTCATTGTCTTTAAATTCATAAAAACTTTTACCTGCATTAACGTTAGTATCAACTGTACCAATATCTGTTTTCATTCTTTTGGCAAGTTCAACATAACCCAACTTGGTAATCTCATCTGCGATTAAATAAGTACTGCCAATATTTTTGCCATTTAGTTTAGTATTAGAAAGCCCAACTTCTGCATATAAATCATCTTTAAGCAAGTATCCACCCGCCAAAGCTACAGAGTGTTGATTAACCCTTGCGTAAGCATTATCACCGCCAAAAAGTTTTTGATTAGATAAATTAAGCCCTGTTTTAAAATAGAATTTAGAGTTTTGTGGGTTGAGTTTTACCACCATGCCCGTTTTAATAAAATTCTTACTGAGTTCTAATTTTAGTTTTAACTCCTCAGAGTTGAATTTAACACCAAATTACCGCCGGTATTCTTAACAGCGTCCGTATTGAGGGCGTAAAGCTCTATATTGTTTGGCGAATTGGTTTATTCAACTGCATTTATAGTGTGTGAATGGTAAATATTGATAAACTAATCAAAACCAAACTTTTAAATAATTTTATAGTCTTTTCCTTGAAAAAATGATTGTATATACTACCAAATGGAAGGTACAAAGAGGGCGTTCTAGGGTGTCTCTTATTTGCGATAAATTAGCCAAAAAAACTGACTAGTCGCGAAAACCTAATATCCACTCAAGTTTTTCTTCAACTTGCTCCATTTCATAACGGCTAAGTTTGATTAACCTATTTAAGAATGATTTTTTTAATATCTAAAGCCCTGAATTCGTACATAAAATATCTGGGTCCTTATTCAATTTAAACCATCCACTCTTTTTTGATTTCATCAGCAGAAAACGGCTTAATGCTTAATTGTTGTACCACGCCAACATTGAGTTTAACTTCTACATCAACCGAGTCTTCTTCTCTACCTTGAGAATAGCGTGCTAATATTTTAGCAGCAATTTTCAAATCTTCTTGATTTGGCTCACCATCAATCAATGCTAACGGACCATTACAACTGGTTGGATATAGATTTGCATATTGGTTACGATAGCCTTCTAGGAATTTAACTTCACCTTCTTCACGAGCAACAATCATTTTAAAACGTGGATTTGGGCGAATGTGTCTGCCAACTTTGAGCATCATTAAATCATCCAATTGATAATCACGATTACCACGTGATTGCCACATATCAACCAATTTATCAGAATATTGTTTATCGGTTAGAAAACAACAACCACCTGCTGGGGTGGCATAATCATCAAAGCCATATTCTTTTGCTAAAGCCGTTTGTGGCTTGCGCGTACGCCCTGAAAAATCTAATAATTTCTCTCTGTCCACCCAGCCTTCAAGTTCTGCTTTGGTGACTGGCAGATGTTTTGCGCATAAGGGTCTTAGGAGTAAATCATTCGCACCTGATTCTGCTTGGACAATAGGCATGGTCTCTTTACGCTGTGACATAGGACGTTGACCCATGACTTCACCTGTAATAATAAAATCAAACTCATGCTCAATCATCCACTGTTTGGCTTTTTTGACCATAAAGCCTTTGCAATCTAGGCATGGGTTCATGTTTTTACCATAACCATGCTTAGGGTTTAAAAGCACATCACGATATTCTTCAATCACATCAATAATGTGTAACTTAATACCTAGCTGCTCTGCCACCCATAAAGCATTGTTACGTTTTGGCTTGTCTTTTTTTTGCTTGCGAATGGCGTGTGTATGCCCCTCCACACAAAAGCCAGTAAAAAAATTAATGCCTTCTACATGAATGCCTTGGTCGAGCATTAGTTTAGTGCTTAATAGCGAGTCTAGTCCGCCTGAAATTAACGATATAGCTTTAATTTGTTTGTTTGTCATGCTTATTTCCTAATGCCATCTACACAACACCAATCACCTTTTTGTTTAACGCTTAATGTTGAAAAATAATGACCATATGTGTCTAAAATCACCTCTACTTGGTCTTGAAAAATACCAGATAGTACAATTTTTCCGCCTGATTTAATTCGCCTAGAAAAGTGCTCACACAAACCAACCAAAGGATTAGCCAAGATATTAGCAATCAATAAGTCAACTTGATTTAATTCGCCTTCTTCGTCACTATGTAATACAGTTATTTTAGAGTCAACATAGTTAGTTTGAATGTTATTCGTAGTAACAAGCACTGCTTGTGGGTCGTTATCAATGGCGATAACTTCTTTTGCGCCTAACTTGGCTGCAGCAATTGCCAAAACACCAGTACCTGTACCATAATCAATCACAGTTAAATCTTTGGGTGGGTTTTGATCTAAATATTGCAAGCATAAATCTGTCGTTTGATGCGTGCCTGTACCAAATGCCAAGCCAGAATCCATGTCAATAATAACAGCTTCTTTTGACAAAGTGGATGCGTCTTCCCAGGAAGGGAAAATCCAAATATTTTTCCCAAATTGCATTTTGTGAAAATATTTTTTGCATTCATCTTCCCAAATACAATTTTTTAGTAGCTCAAAAGAGCTTTGTTCAATATTACAAGTTTGCTTTAGCATCATTTGCACATGCGTTTGTTCGACATCTACATTAAATAAAGCACTGATTGTCGTATCTTGCCATAAAGGCGTTTCACCTACAGGTGGCTCAAAAATAGCATCATCAAATGAGTCGCTAAAAGTAATAGACAAAGCATCCAAACCCATCAGCACCTCAGAGATAAAATCTGCTTGGTCTTTGTTTGTTCTAATAATGAGTTGCATCCAATCCATAGCGTACAAATTATACCCTACAGAATACTGCTAATGCCTCGTCACACACCCTCTTTACAGCTTTGATGGATATTTTTATAAAAACCAAGTAAAAAATTAAGGTATTAGGTATAATGGGTTATTTATTTTAACAAAATAACAAGGTAATAAAATGGGACTAGAAAGAACAGGCAATGGCTACTTAGTTGATCCAACAATTTGGACGCAAGACATTATGCATGAAATGGCTAAAGAAGATGACATTGAATTAACTGAAAGTATGGTTAATCAAATTCTTGTAGCCAAAGAGTATTTTGAAGAAAATTCATCAGTACCGCCCATTAGAACCTTTGCCAAAGTTGTCGGCATTGATAAAAAAATCCTATTTAAAGAATGGCTAACTGGCCCGATGAAACCTATTACCAAATACGGCGGCATGCCCCAACCAACAGGTTGTGT
This Abyssogena phaseoliformis symbiont OG214 DNA region includes the following protein-coding sequences:
- a CDS encoding MlaA family lipoprotein, which produces MKNLLMSFLLLAFGTITTAEDVDPFEESNRAVFEFNQTLDENVFEPAARTYKESVPETAQNRVSDFSSNLDDISTLGNEILQFELFDSVSTFGRILVNSTIGLAGLFDVASDIGLEKTNEDFGQTMAVWGVPSGPYVVLPILGPSTMRDSAGTYIDITENVDVTKGLNTTEETVLLLTRTVDTRVKLLPATDLLKNSDDVYIATRSSYLQKRQFDIFDGNPPIEDDDF
- a CDS encoding TusE/DsrC/DsvC family sulfur relay protein encodes the protein MGLERTGNGYLVDPTIWTQDIMHEMAKEDDIELTESMVNQILVAKEYFEENSSVPPIRTFAKVVGIDKKILFKEWLTGPMKPITKYGGMPQPTGCV
- the prmA gene encoding 50S ribosomal protein L11 methyltransferase, whose amino-acid sequence is MDWMQLIIRTNKDQADFISEVLMGLDALSITFSDSFDDAIFEPPVGETPLWQDTTISALFNVDVEQTHVQMMLKQTCNIEQSSFELLKNCIWEDECKKYFHKMQFGKNIWIFPSWEDASTLSKEAVIIDMDSGLAFGTGTHQTTDLCLQYLDQNPPKDLTVIDYGTGTGVLAIAAAKLGAKEVIAIDNDPQAVLVTTNNIQTNYVDSKITVLHSDEEGELNQVDLLIANILANPLVGLCEHFSRRIKSGGKIVLSGIFQDQVEVILDTYGHYFSTLSVKQKGDWCCVDGIRK
- the carB gene encoding carbamoyl-phosphate synthase large subunit; this encodes MPKRQDLKSILIIGAGPIVIGQACEFDYSGAQACSALREEGYRVILVNSNPATIMTDPKMADATYIEPIEWRTVEKIIEKEKPDALLPTMGGQTALNCALDLERHGVLKKHNVEMIGAKKEAIDKAEDRDLFREAMLKIGLDMPKAAVAHNMEQAHAVQETVGFPTVIRPSFTMGGSGGGIAYNVEEFVEICERGLDLSPTNELLIEESILGWKEFEMEVVRDSKDNCIIICSIENLDPMGIHTGDSITVVPAQTLTDKEYQVMRDASLAVLREIGVDTGGSNVQFALNPKDGRLTIIEMNPRVSRSSALASKATGFPIARVAAKLAIGYTLDELDNDITGGKTPASFEPSIDYVVTKIPRFAFEKFPKADDRLTTQMKSVGEVMAIGSTFQESLQKALRGLETDKVGLDPIVDLNADDARNKIRSECISARGERIFYLADAFRLGMSIDEVFDLSKVDPWFLAQIQDIVSTELQINGTNVTDVDADKMFTLKRKGFSDARLAQLFCCSESSVRERRRALNIKPVFKRVDSCAAEFKTQTAYLYSTYQFECEANPTDKKKIMILGGGPNRIGQGIEFDYCCVHASLALREDGFETIMVNCNPETVSTDYDISDRLYFEPLTLEDVLAVIDVENPDGIIVHYGGQTPLKLAEALEKSGANIIGTTPDAIDLAEDRERFSKMLQELGLKQPLNGTARSLEQAQDIADAIGFPLVVRPSYVLGGRAMEIVYDKDSLEHYMHTAVQVSNDSPVLLDSFLDHAIEVDIDAICDGEDVVIGGIMQHIEQAGIHSGDSACSLPPYSLINEVLDKMRAQVVAMAKKLNVVGLMNTQLAYQDGEIYIIEVNPRASRTVPFVSKAIGVPLANIAARVMLGVSLKAQNFTKEIIPKHFSVKEAVFPFNKFLGVDPILGPEMRSTGEVMGIGKDFASAFDKAQLAAGSRAPENGKVFVSLRKLDRNELIDLGKKLSAQGFSLVSTRSNRDMLNEAGLECEVVNKVSEGSPHIVDMIKNDDIDLIINSTEDTQGVTDAAAIRCQALVHKVPFTTTVAAAFAMLDGLKANNKLTITKLQSLHS
- a CDS encoding tRNA (5-methylaminomethyl-2-thiouridylate)-methyltransferase — encoded protein: MTNKQIKAISLISGGLDSLLSTKLMLDQGIHVEGINFFTGFCVEGHTHAIRKQKKDKPKRNNALWVAEQLGIKLHIIDVIEEYRDVLLNPKHGYGKNMNPCLDCKGFMVKKAKQWMIEHEFDFIITGEVMGQRPMSQRKETMPIVQAESGANDLLLRPLCAKHLPVTKAELEGWVDREKLLDFSGRTRKPQTALAKEYGFDDYATPAGGCCFLTDKQYSDKLVDMWQSRGNRDYQLDDLMMLKVGRHIRPNPRFKMIVAREEGEVKFLEGYRNQYANLYPTSCNGPLALIDGEPNQEDLKIAAKILARYSQGREEDSVDVEVKLNVGVVQQLSIKPFSADEIKKEWMV
- a CDS encoding heavy-metal-associated domain-containing protein, which encodes MKIIVDNIKCGGCAGTITKKLTSTFDTENIDIDIEQGIIDLDVDDAKKAEIIKVLLNLGYPEIDSVHGFNSAKAKAKSFVSCAIGKIDT
- the carA gene encoding glutamine-hydrolyzing carbamoyl-phosphate synthase small subunit, translating into MSQVALLALEDGKIFHGKSIGANGETLGEVVFNTSMTGYQEILTDPSYAQQIIALTYPHIGNTGTNSVDEESDKVHAAGLIIRDLPLMVSNWRSDRPLGEYLKLNHIVAISDIDTRALTRHLRTQGALKGCIIAGDDIDQEAAIAKAQSFAGLKNTDLAKVVSTAQSYEFNQGSYSLEETKFNKLDAKFKVVVYDYGVKKNILRMLVDRGCDLTIVNAQTPVETILAMNPDGIFLSNGPGDPEPCGYAIKSIQTLLEKDVPLFGICLGHQLLSLAVGATTQKMKFGHHGANHPVQNLHTKQVMITSQNHGFSVSEENIPNNLEVTHRSLFDNSIQGISVVNKKAFGFQGHPEASPGPHDMSGLFDTFIKEMSE
- the thiS gene encoding sulfur carrier protein ThiS — protein: MTLTLNGESLEMANGLNAHDLIVQLGYKNQRIALEVNEVIIPKSKHAEFTLNEGDICEIIKAVGGG